In Marinimicrobium koreense, the following are encoded in one genomic region:
- a CDS encoding transporter substrate-binding domain-containing protein, protein MSIVFPRLGAFVVWIASLPVFAANVQLGTNVSDFEQFYNRGGGSVEHIQCIFDHLGYTPEIQRMPWRRARQEVSTGKIDGFFTAIHTPEVDKYATLSAPLLLENWYWYWAAGTEAPDQWRNGGIRVGAILGSHQAVWLDQQGYPVHMRINSLPQLIKLLLSGRIDAFIADRDHMRAAVEALGVDINQYQERFLRYMPLGVYFGDEFLTARPEFLKAFNRHIIECTESGFVMSALEQAELHSWLSPLLSEWQRTPGLVAALKAQNRHHTDLAQEALVQMDQAWQEAFREGAYGEVQSWLDQVLSDRLRALAVDADGRITEVILTDLKGLNVAVSDMTSDYWQGDEAKFQRAIALSAGQLNFEPVEYDESTRRFQVHVSQPVKDPDTGELLGMLIVGVDVDKALSRPH, encoded by the coding sequence ATGTCTATTGTTTTTCCACGGTTGGGCGCATTCGTTGTCTGGATAGCGTCCCTGCCGGTCTTTGCCGCCAATGTTCAGCTCGGCACCAATGTGTCGGACTTTGAGCAGTTCTACAATCGCGGTGGCGGCTCCGTCGAGCACATTCAATGTATTTTTGACCACCTGGGGTATACCCCCGAGATTCAGCGTATGCCCTGGCGACGTGCCCGACAGGAGGTGTCCACGGGCAAGATTGATGGGTTTTTTACCGCGATTCACACTCCTGAAGTTGACAAATACGCCACCTTGTCGGCACCTCTGTTGCTGGAAAACTGGTATTGGTACTGGGCGGCCGGCACCGAGGCACCGGACCAATGGCGCAACGGCGGAATCCGGGTGGGTGCCATTCTGGGCAGTCACCAAGCGGTGTGGCTGGATCAGCAAGGCTACCCGGTGCATATGCGGATCAACAGTCTACCCCAGTTGATCAAATTGCTCCTGAGCGGCCGTATTGATGCGTTTATCGCCGACCGGGACCACATGAGAGCGGCGGTCGAGGCGCTGGGGGTCGACATAAACCAGTATCAGGAGCGGTTTTTACGTTACATGCCGCTGGGCGTGTACTTTGGCGATGAGTTTCTGACCGCCCGTCCGGAATTTCTGAAGGCCTTCAACCGGCATATCATCGAGTGCACGGAAAGCGGTTTTGTCATGTCGGCCCTGGAGCAGGCTGAGCTGCACAGCTGGCTATCGCCCCTGTTGAGCGAGTGGCAGCGCACCCCAGGGTTGGTCGCAGCTCTGAAAGCTCAGAATCGGCACCATACGGACCTGGCACAAGAGGCGTTGGTACAAATGGATCAGGCCTGGCAGGAGGCCTTCCGCGAGGGGGCTTATGGCGAGGTTCAATCCTGGCTGGATCAGGTGCTGTCGGATCGACTGCGCGCCCTGGCCGTCGACGCCGACGGCCGCATCACCGAGGTGATTCTCACCGACTTGAAGGGCCTCAATGTGGCCGTCAGTGATATGACCTCGGATTACTGGCAGGGTGATGAAGCCAAGTTTCAACGGGCGATCGCGCTGAGCGCCGGACAACTGAATTTTGAACCGGTGGAATACGATGAGTCCACCCGGCGCTTTCAGGTACATGTCAGTCAGCCGGTGAAGGATCCCGATACCGGCGAGTTGCTGGGTATGTTGATCGTGGGAGTGGATGTCGACAAGGCGTTGTCACGCCCCCACTGA
- the ettA gene encoding energy-dependent translational throttle protein EttA, which produces MAQYVYSMNRVGKVVPPKKEILKDISLSFFPGAKIGVLGLNGAGKSTLLRIMAGVDKDYNGEARPMPGISVGYLPQEPQLDPEKDVRGNVEDGVREAVDALAKLDQIYAAYAEPDADFDALAKRQGELEDIISAWDAHNLDHKLEVAADALRLPPWDADVTKLSGGERRRVALCRLLLSRPDMLLLDEPTNHLDAESVYWLEQFLQQFPGTVVAITHDRYFLDNAAGWILELDRGHGIPYEGNYSDWLEAKEKRLEQEAKSEAAHQKAVKAELEWVRQNPKGRQAKNKARLSRFDELQSQEFQARNETNEIYIPPGERLGDKVIELENVSKGYGDRLLIDNLTMSVPKGAVVGIVGGNGAGKSTLFRMIAGTEQPDSGKIELGETVQVAYVEQSRENLKDDQTVWEAISGGQDILRIGNYEVNSRSYVGRFNFKGSDQQKRVGELSGGERGRLHLANTLKQGANVLLLDEPSNDLDIETLRALEEAILAFPGCVMVISHDRWFLDRVATHILAYEGDSEVVFFEGNYTEYHEDFVKRKGENAQPRRVKYKPLK; this is translated from the coding sequence ATGGCGCAGTACGTCTATAGCATGAATCGGGTTGGCAAGGTGGTGCCGCCCAAGAAAGAGATCCTGAAAGACATCTCCCTGTCCTTCTTCCCTGGCGCGAAGATCGGTGTTCTGGGCCTGAACGGCGCCGGTAAATCCACCCTGTTGCGGATCATGGCCGGGGTGGACAAGGACTATAACGGTGAAGCGCGGCCCATGCCGGGTATCTCCGTGGGCTACCTGCCCCAGGAGCCTCAACTGGACCCGGAAAAAGACGTACGCGGCAATGTGGAAGACGGCGTGCGCGAGGCGGTGGACGCCCTGGCTAAGCTGGACCAGATTTACGCCGCCTACGCCGAGCCGGACGCGGATTTCGATGCGCTGGCCAAGCGTCAGGGGGAGCTGGAAGACATCATCTCCGCCTGGGATGCCCACAACCTGGACCACAAGCTGGAAGTGGCCGCCGACGCCCTGCGCCTGCCGCCCTGGGATGCGGATGTAACCAAACTCTCCGGGGGTGAACGCCGCCGGGTGGCCCTATGCCGCCTGCTGTTGTCCCGCCCGGACATGCTGCTGCTGGACGAGCCCACCAACCACCTGGACGCGGAGAGTGTCTACTGGCTGGAGCAGTTCCTGCAGCAGTTCCCCGGTACCGTGGTGGCCATCACCCACGACCGCTACTTCCTGGACAATGCCGCCGGCTGGATTCTGGAGCTGGACCGCGGCCACGGCATTCCCTATGAGGGCAACTACAGCGACTGGCTGGAAGCCAAAGAGAAGCGTCTGGAACAGGAGGCCAAGTCTGAAGCCGCACACCAGAAGGCCGTGAAGGCGGAATTGGAGTGGGTGCGTCAGAACCCCAAGGGCCGTCAGGCCAAGAACAAAGCCCGCCTGTCCCGCTTCGATGAGCTGCAGAGCCAGGAATTCCAGGCCCGCAACGAGACCAATGAAATCTACATTCCGCCGGGCGAGCGCCTGGGGGACAAAGTGATCGAACTGGAAAATGTCTCCAAGGGCTACGGCGACCGCCTGCTGATCGACAACCTGACCATGAGCGTTCCCAAAGGTGCCGTGGTCGGTATTGTCGGTGGTAACGGTGCCGGTAAGTCCACCCTGTTCCGGATGATCGCCGGTACCGAGCAGCCCGACAGCGGCAAGATCGAGCTGGGCGAGACTGTGCAGGTGGCCTACGTTGAACAGAGCCGGGAGAACCTGAAGGATGACCAGACCGTCTGGGAAGCCATCTCCGGTGGCCAGGACATTCTGCGCATCGGCAACTACGAAGTGAACTCGCGCTCCTATGTGGGCCGCTTCAACTTCAAGGGTTCGGACCAGCAGAAACGTGTGGGCGAACTCTCCGGTGGTGAGCGCGGCCGTCTGCACCTGGCCAACACCCTCAAGCAGGGCGCCAACGTGTTGCTGTTGGACGAACCCTCCAACGATCTGGACATTGAAACCCTGCGCGCGTTGGAGGAGGCCATTCTGGCGTTCCCCGGTTGTGTGATGGTGATCTCGCACGACCGCTGGTTCCTGGACCGGGTGGCCACTCACATCCTCGCGTACGAAGGCGACTCGGAGGTGGTGTTCTTTGAGGGCAACTACACCGAGTACCACGAGGACTTTGTGAAGCGTAAAGGTGAGAATGCGCAGCCTCGACGGGTTAAGTATAAGCCGTTGAAGTAA
- a CDS encoding BCCT family transporter, with amino-acid sequence MADDNTKPERASAIPEGAQDALPSWIKINPPVFVGSAVLCLLFVLGTIIAPEMAGKLFTSVQNWVVNTAGWFYVLAVALFLIFVVVLAMSSYGKIKLGPDHSEPDYTYMSWFAMLFSAGMGIGLMFFGVAEPVMHLMSPPVGDEATAEAAREAMRITFFHWGMHAWAIYAVVALSLAYFAFRQNLPLTIRSALYPLIGERIYGPIGHAVDIFAVLGTLFGVATSLGLGVMQINSGLNYLFDVPSSVGVQILLIAGVTGLATISVVLGLDGGIRRISELNLILAVILVLFVLFAGPTLYLLQTFVQNTGYYISRLVDTTFNLNAYEPKGWLGGWTLFYWGWWIAWSPFVGMFIARVSRGRTIREFVTGVLFVPVGFTFMWMTFFGNTGIHMIMEQGITQLSDAVAADSSVALFQFFEYLPLTTIASMIATVLVVTFFVTSSDSGSLVVDMLTSGGTDDDSPVWQRIFWSVTEGVIAAALLLAGGLSALQTATIASALPFTIIMLLMCWGLLRALRLEIFKRTSLKEAMLAPRVSSQSDSWQRRLARVIRHPKRQDVLTFINDTVHPALGEVCKEFEKQSLSARVVQDDNDRCWIEVSHGEEMDFFYSVHARPYTPPTFVMSDVRTKRGEQLRYYRAEVYLREGGQDYDVMGWTREQIIADVIDQYEKHMHFLQSVR; translated from the coding sequence ATGGCTGACGATAACACCAAACCTGAGCGGGCATCCGCAATTCCCGAGGGTGCCCAGGATGCTCTGCCGAGCTGGATAAAAATCAATCCGCCCGTATTCGTGGGCTCGGCCGTCTTATGTCTGCTGTTTGTTTTGGGCACGATCATCGCGCCGGAAATGGCGGGCAAACTGTTTACCAGTGTGCAGAACTGGGTGGTCAACACAGCCGGCTGGTTTTACGTGCTTGCTGTGGCTCTGTTTCTGATCTTTGTCGTGGTCTTGGCGATGTCGAGCTACGGGAAAATCAAACTGGGGCCCGATCACAGCGAACCGGATTACACTTACATGTCCTGGTTTGCCATGCTGTTCTCGGCCGGTATGGGCATCGGCCTGATGTTCTTTGGTGTGGCGGAGCCGGTCATGCACCTGATGAGTCCGCCGGTGGGGGATGAAGCCACGGCGGAGGCTGCACGGGAAGCAATGCGGATCACCTTTTTTCACTGGGGTATGCACGCCTGGGCAATTTATGCCGTGGTGGCATTGTCGCTTGCCTACTTTGCCTTCCGGCAGAATCTCCCGTTGACTATCCGCTCGGCGTTGTATCCGCTGATCGGTGAGCGAATTTATGGGCCAATTGGTCACGCAGTGGACATCTTCGCAGTGCTCGGCACGCTGTTTGGTGTTGCCACCTCCCTGGGCCTGGGGGTAATGCAGATCAACTCCGGCCTCAACTATCTGTTCGACGTGCCCAGTAGCGTCGGTGTACAGATTCTGTTGATCGCCGGGGTCACCGGGCTCGCCACCATTTCAGTGGTGTTGGGACTGGATGGCGGCATCCGCCGGATCTCCGAGCTCAACCTGATTCTTGCGGTCATACTGGTGCTCTTTGTACTCTTCGCCGGCCCCACGCTGTATCTGTTACAAACCTTTGTGCAGAACACCGGTTACTATATTTCCCGCCTGGTGGACACTACCTTCAACCTCAACGCCTATGAACCCAAAGGCTGGCTGGGCGGTTGGACGCTCTTTTACTGGGGTTGGTGGATCGCCTGGTCGCCCTTTGTCGGCATGTTCATTGCCCGGGTTTCGCGGGGACGCACCATTCGGGAATTTGTGACCGGCGTGCTGTTTGTACCGGTCGGCTTTACCTTCATGTGGATGACCTTTTTCGGCAACACCGGTATTCACATGATCATGGAGCAGGGTATCACCCAACTGTCGGACGCCGTCGCCGCCGACTCGTCGGTCGCGCTGTTCCAGTTCTTTGAGTACCTGCCGCTGACCACTATTGCCTCGATGATTGCCACCGTTCTGGTTGTCACTTTCTTTGTCACCTCATCGGACTCCGGTTCGCTGGTGGTCGACATGCTGACCTCCGGTGGCACCGACGATGATTCACCCGTGTGGCAGCGCATATTCTGGTCGGTCACCGAGGGTGTCATTGCCGCAGCCCTTCTGCTCGCCGGGGGACTGAGTGCACTCCAGACGGCCACCATTGCCAGCGCGTTGCCCTTCACCATCATCATGCTCTTGATGTGTTGGGGGCTGTTGCGCGCACTGCGGCTGGAAATTTTCAAACGTACCAGCCTCAAAGAAGCCATGTTGGCACCCAGGGTGTCTTCACAGTCTGACTCTTGGCAGCGTCGCCTCGCCCGGGTGATCCGTCATCCGAAGCGCCAGGATGTGCTGACCTTCATCAATGATACGGTGCACCCGGCCCTGGGTGAGGTCTGCAAAGAGTTTGAAAAACAGTCCCTGAGTGCCCGGGTCGTCCAGGACGACAATGACCGCTGCTGGATCGAAGTCTCTCACGGTGAGGAGATGGACTTTTTCTATTCGGTGCATGCCCGGCCCTATACACCGCCGACCTTTGTGATGAGCGATGTTCGCACCAAGCGCGGCGAGCAACTTCGCTACTACCGGGCGGAGGTCTATTTGCGTGAAGGCGGACAGGATTACGATGTCATGGGCTGGACTCGCGAACAGATCATTGCCGATGTGATTGATCAGTACGAAAAACACATGCACTTCCTGCAAAGCGTTCGCTAG
- the nhaD gene encoding sodium:proton antiporter NhaD produces MPQTFALTSVLAGVLLALFSPQTFAAVGSMDLTDSGVGYVALTVFVIAYLLVMGEEKLHLRKSKPVLVAAGIIWMMIGWVYVQGGMSSESESAFRHTLLEFAELMLFLLVAMTYINALEERRLFDVLRAWMVRKGFNYKTLFWMTGILSFLISPIADNLTTALLMCAVVTKMAPDDNRFINLCCINIVIAANAGGAFSPFGDITTLMVWQAGIVQFQEFFSLFIPALVNYGIPALIMSFFVENRKPHAVVEEVELKRGALRIMTLFLFTVATAVACHTFLHLPPVAGMMMGLGYLQFFGYFLRRTLPGSLARKRALAERAGDEAALRRLGSVVPFDVFNRVARAEWDTLLFFYGVVMCVGGLGFMGYLAMMSDILYNGWGPTFANVTLGVASALIDNIPVMFAVLTMEPEMSHGQWLLITLTAGTGGSMLSIGSAAGVALMGQARGAYTFFGHLKWTPVIALGYIASIFVHLWLNVESFNLFG; encoded by the coding sequence ATGCCCCAAACATTCGCGCTTACTTCGGTATTAGCGGGCGTTTTGCTCGCGCTATTCAGCCCTCAGACATTTGCCGCCGTCGGCAGTATGGATCTCACCGACAGCGGTGTCGGCTATGTAGCCCTGACCGTCTTCGTCATTGCCTACCTGCTGGTGATGGGCGAAGAAAAACTGCATCTGCGTAAATCCAAGCCGGTGCTGGTGGCAGCCGGTATCATCTGGATGATGATTGGCTGGGTGTATGTGCAGGGCGGCATGTCCTCCGAGTCCGAGTCTGCTTTCCGTCATACCCTGCTGGAATTTGCTGAGTTGATGCTGTTCCTGCTGGTGGCCATGACCTACATCAACGCTCTGGAAGAGCGGCGCCTGTTCGATGTTCTCAGGGCTTGGATGGTGCGCAAAGGCTTCAACTACAAAACGCTGTTCTGGATGACCGGGATACTGTCTTTCCTGATCTCGCCCATTGCCGACAACCTGACCACGGCTCTGCTGATGTGTGCCGTGGTCACCAAAATGGCCCCGGACGACAACCGTTTCATCAATCTGTGCTGTATCAATATTGTCATCGCCGCCAACGCCGGCGGTGCCTTCAGCCCCTTCGGCGACATCACCACCCTGATGGTCTGGCAGGCCGGCATCGTCCAGTTCCAGGAGTTCTTCTCGCTGTTTATTCCCGCACTGGTGAATTACGGTATCCCGGCGCTGATCATGAGTTTCTTTGTCGAGAACCGCAAACCCCACGCGGTGGTGGAAGAGGTGGAGCTGAAGCGCGGCGCCCTGCGCATCATGACGCTGTTCCTGTTTACCGTCGCCACCGCCGTGGCCTGCCACACCTTCCTGCACCTGCCCCCGGTCGCCGGCATGATGATGGGCCTGGGCTATCTGCAGTTCTTCGGTTACTTCCTGCGCCGCACCCTGCCCGGCTCCCTCGCCCGCAAACGGGCGCTCGCCGAACGCGCGGGTGACGAGGCCGCCCTGCGTCGACTGGGGAGTGTGGTGCCTTTCGATGTGTTCAACCGGGTGGCCCGCGCGGAATGGGATACCCTGCTGTTTTTCTACGGCGTGGTGATGTGTGTGGGCGGCCTGGGCTTTATGGGCTACCTGGCGATGATGTCCGACATTCTCTACAACGGCTGGGGCCCGACTTTCGCCAACGTGACGCTGGGTGTCGCCTCGGCACTGATTGATAACATTCCGGTGATGTTCGCGGTGCTGACCATGGAGCCGGAAATGTCCCACGGCCAGTGGTTGCTGATCACCCTGACGGCGGGCACCGGCGGGAGCATGCTGTCGATCGGTTCCGCCGCCGGCGTGGCACTGATGGGGCAGGCCCGCGGTGCCTACACCTTCTTCGGCCACCTGAAGTGGACCCCGGTGATCGCCCTGGGTTACATCGCCAGTATTTTTGTCCACCTGTGGCTGAATGTTGAGAGCTTCAACCTGTTTGGGTAG
- a CDS encoding ROK family protein, with amino-acid sequence MTQFRIGIDLGGTKTEVILLNGDSDTLFRTRIPTVKGDYQATLSAIADLVAQAEAQVDLQGLPVGVGIPGSVSRKTGKVKNANSTWLNGQPLHADLSRRLERDVKVVNDANCLAVSEATDGAAAGYEWTFAAILGTGCGAGLAWRGQAVVGPNGVAGEWGHNPLPWTSDTELQSRRCYCGRFGCQETFLSGTGLCLSYERMTGEALTGQLIAERAGSGERAAVTVVNHYLDGLARGLAAVINVLDPDVIVLGGGVSNLSVIYERMPELLPRYVFGGECDTPVVQAVHGDSSGVRGAAWLNPVVS; translated from the coding sequence ATGACGCAGTTTCGAATCGGTATTGATCTCGGTGGTACCAAAACCGAGGTGATTCTTCTCAATGGTGACAGTGACACGCTGTTCCGCACCCGTATTCCCACGGTCAAGGGGGATTATCAGGCGACGCTGTCCGCCATAGCCGATCTGGTGGCGCAAGCGGAGGCGCAGGTCGACCTGCAGGGGTTGCCGGTCGGGGTGGGGATTCCCGGGTCGGTTTCCCGAAAGACCGGGAAAGTGAAAAATGCCAACTCGACCTGGTTGAATGGGCAACCGCTGCATGCGGACCTGTCCCGACGGCTCGAGCGCGATGTCAAAGTGGTCAATGATGCCAACTGCCTGGCGGTGTCCGAGGCCACCGATGGTGCCGCTGCCGGATACGAGTGGACCTTCGCGGCGATTCTGGGCACTGGATGCGGCGCCGGTCTGGCCTGGCGTGGACAGGCCGTGGTAGGGCCCAATGGTGTTGCCGGGGAGTGGGGGCACAACCCGCTGCCCTGGACATCGGACACCGAGTTGCAGTCCCGCCGCTGTTACTGTGGCCGCTTTGGCTGTCAGGAGACTTTTCTCTCGGGGACGGGGCTGTGTCTGTCCTATGAGCGGATGACCGGAGAGGCGCTCACTGGGCAGCTCATTGCGGAACGGGCCGGGTCGGGTGAGCGTGCGGCGGTGACGGTGGTGAATCACTATCTGGATGGATTGGCGCGCGGGCTGGCGGCGGTGATCAACGTGCTGGACCCGGACGTGATCGTGCTTGGAGGAGGTGTGTCCAATCTTTCGGTGATCTACGAACGAATGCCCGAGTTGCTACCGCGCTATGTGTTTGGAGGGGAGTGCGACACGCCGGTGGTGCAGGCCGTGCACGGGGATTCCAGTGGTGTGAGAGGGGCCGCCTGGTTGAACCCCGTCGTGTCATGA
- a CDS encoding DoxX family membrane protein → MATITIIRWHHLAAIAVGGGCLGVFPALSHAHVKWFSEPVAEPAPALPDSTTVVVLCVLVAVGTLLAKAVDLLSRAYSLTPRCLCSRSTGPLRLVYYLIAGYFLGAALTGTFLVPHLHVAEPLLTLGVAAQLVVYSALLLERGRALCASLIVMLFVIAGLHDPLFVMEYPVLLGLAWVVLFADKTPTPLGIFLVRCLLGASLISLAFTEKLHNPARAIALLDHYSLNFMSELGMAYSDRLFVYSAGVVELLIGVVFLSGWVTRLTIGVLFAFMVATNSYFFWIGEYRMAMIELVGHLPIFACGILLLFYHPVSEKTGASVSHPGAPARASEAPGRPR, encoded by the coding sequence ATGGCGACAATAACAATAATCCGCTGGCACCACCTGGCAGCCATCGCCGTCGGCGGTGGTTGTCTGGGTGTGTTTCCAGCGCTTTCTCATGCACATGTCAAATGGTTCTCGGAGCCCGTGGCAGAGCCGGCGCCGGCGTTGCCGGACAGCACCACCGTGGTAGTGCTCTGCGTTCTGGTTGCGGTGGGTACCTTACTGGCAAAAGCGGTGGACCTGTTGAGCCGGGCCTATTCCCTGACGCCGCGCTGCCTTTGCAGCCGCTCCACAGGCCCGCTGCGGCTTGTGTACTATCTGATCGCCGGCTATTTTCTCGGCGCCGCCCTGACCGGAACGTTTCTGGTGCCTCACCTTCATGTTGCCGAACCCTTGTTGACCTTGGGGGTGGCGGCGCAGCTGGTGGTTTATAGCGCCTTGTTGCTCGAACGGGGTCGGGCGCTGTGTGCTTCTCTGATTGTGATGTTGTTTGTCATCGCCGGTCTGCACGATCCGCTCTTTGTCATGGAATATCCGGTGCTGTTGGGCTTGGCGTGGGTGGTACTGTTCGCTGATAAAACGCCCACGCCGCTGGGCATTTTTCTGGTCCGCTGTCTGCTCGGTGCCTCACTGATCAGTCTGGCTTTTACCGAAAAACTGCATAATCCCGCGCGAGCCATCGCGCTTCTGGATCATTACTCGCTCAATTTTATGAGTGAGTTGGGGATGGCGTACAGTGACCGTTTGTTTGTCTACTCGGCCGGAGTGGTGGAGTTGCTTATTGGGGTGGTTTTTCTGAGCGGCTGGGTGACCCGGCTGACGATTGGCGTTCTGTTCGCTTTTATGGTGGCCACCAACAGTTACTTTTTCTGGATCGGAGAGTACCGCATGGCGATGATCGAACTGGTCGGACACCTGCCGATCTTTGCCTGTGGAATATTGTTACTGTTTTACCATCCGGTCAGTGAAAAAACAGGGGCTTCCGTCAGCCATCCGGGCGCGCCAGCAAGAGCGTCAGAAGCACCTGGTCGACCTCGCTGA
- a CDS encoding PilZ domain-containing protein, translated as MPQHQERRPFSRIHFNAPAQLTIGSDTFEAEVLDLSLKGALFEWPASHSVQIDTPISVDIHLSDQIDIFMQGRVAHQESGRLGLECQSIDLESIQHLRRLIELNIGNSDAMERELCELIAPSQQP; from the coding sequence ATGCCGCAACATCAGGAGCGACGCCCGTTCAGCCGCATTCATTTCAATGCTCCCGCACAACTGACCATTGGCTCCGACACCTTTGAAGCCGAGGTGTTGGACCTGTCGTTGAAAGGCGCTTTGTTTGAATGGCCCGCCAGCCACTCGGTCCAAATCGACACCCCCATTTCCGTGGATATCCACCTGAGCGACCAGATCGATATTTTCATGCAGGGCCGTGTGGCCCATCAGGAATCGGGCCGGCTGGGCCTGGAGTGCCAATCCATTGATCTGGAGAGCATACAGCACTTGCGTCGTCTGATTGAGCTCAACATCGGAAATTCGGACGCCATGGAACGGGAGTTGTGCGAGCTCATCGCCCCCAGTCAACAACCCTGA
- a CDS encoding PilZ domain-containing protein, with product MPAMAPPERREHTRHPVRAIARVAQANRCCSVEVVDMSFNGARLNLQETLPLDEGEEITLTIELEDFDSPDVSDVLAYQSRKLVRLRGTLVHCQETDSGLAAGVEYRPLSEVDQVLLTLLLARPDG from the coding sequence ATGCCCGCTATGGCGCCCCCAGAACGTCGCGAGCACACTCGTCACCCGGTTCGAGCCATAGCCCGGGTGGCACAAGCCAACCGTTGCTGCTCGGTCGAAGTGGTGGATATGTCATTCAACGGGGCACGCCTCAACCTTCAGGAGACGTTACCTCTGGACGAGGGGGAAGAAATCACACTGACCATCGAGCTGGAAGACTTTGATTCACCAGACGTATCCGACGTACTGGCGTACCAGTCCCGCAAACTGGTCCGTTTGCGCGGAACTCTGGTGCACTGCCAGGAAACCGATAGCGGACTGGCGGCGGGGGTGGAGTACCGCCCGCTCAGCGAGGTCGACCAGGTGCTTCTGACGCTCTTGCTGGCGCGCCCGGATGGCTGA
- a CDS encoding sulfite exporter TauE/SafE family protein, whose translation MNIKAPPKRHLWVWFLWLGLFYTAWLFLVQMDGHWQTAKDHWPMALAMAVGSYAAGSTPMGGGTVGFPVLVLLFDMPATLGRDFSFAVQSIGMVSATIFILARRQPLAWSMLKGAVVGGLIGTPIGIIFFAPLIPDLWIKVTFAVLWGSFGVLHLYRIGEIAGHVGMTEFDEHWDHRVGFVLGLVACLLAVSVTGVGIDMVLYAALVLLCRADLKIAIPTSVVIMALASLYGVLIKSVTNSWQPGVFENWLAAAPVVALGAPLGVFIVDKIGRKPILLVVATLCVGQFVWTCFSEQDDLGLVGIALAVGALGFCLWVFERLRSWGSVLVAEAQRKNEVRRAAEAGDAEPAAEKAECP comes from the coding sequence ATGAACATCAAAGCGCCACCCAAGCGCCACTTATGGGTCTGGTTTCTCTGGCTGGGGTTGTTTTACACCGCCTGGCTGTTTCTGGTTCAGATGGACGGCCACTGGCAGACGGCGAAGGATCACTGGCCCATGGCCCTGGCCATGGCGGTCGGCAGCTATGCGGCGGGCTCCACCCCCATGGGCGGGGGCACTGTCGGCTTTCCGGTGCTGGTGTTGCTGTTCGATATGCCCGCCACGCTCGGCCGGGATTTCAGCTTCGCCGTGCAGTCCATCGGCATGGTGAGCGCCACCATTTTCATCCTGGCGCGCCGCCAGCCACTGGCCTGGTCCATGCTCAAGGGCGCCGTGGTGGGGGGTCTGATTGGCACCCCGATTGGCATCATTTTCTTCGCCCCCCTGATTCCGGACCTGTGGATCAAGGTCACCTTCGCGGTGCTCTGGGGCAGCTTTGGCGTGCTGCACCTGTACCGGATTGGTGAAATTGCGGGCCATGTCGGCATGACCGAGTTCGACGAGCACTGGGATCACCGGGTCGGGTTTGTACTCGGGCTGGTTGCCTGCCTGCTGGCGGTGTCGGTCACCGGGGTGGGCATTGATATGGTGCTCTATGCGGCGCTGGTATTGCTGTGCCGGGCGGACCTGAAGATCGCGATTCCCACCTCGGTGGTCATCATGGCTCTGGCCTCACTGTACGGGGTCCTTATCAAAAGTGTCACCAACAGCTGGCAACCCGGTGTGTTTGAGAACTGGCTTGCAGCGGCACCCGTCGTCGCCCTGGGCGCACCTCTGGGCGTGTTCATCGTCGATAAAATCGGCCGCAAGCCGATCCTGCTGGTGGTGGCAACCCTGTGTGTCGGGCAGTTTGTCTGGACCTGTTTTTCCGAGCAGGATGACCTGGGACTGGTGGGTATTGCACTGGCAGTGGGCGCCCTCGGGTTCTGCCTGTGGGTATTTGAGCGCCTGCGCAGCTGGGGATCAGTACTGGTCGCCGAAGCGCAGCGCAAAAATGAGGTGCGCCGGGCCGCCGAGGCGGGCGACGCCGAACCTGCGGCAGAAAAGGCCGAGTGCCCGTAG